The sequence TGACTGGAACGGCCCTCACTGAAGCCAACGAATTCTGGCAAATCTATAAATTGGATGTTGTGGCCATTCCATCCAATAAAGTCAACATTCGAGTGGACCATGCGGATCGTATCTTTCGTACAGAAAGAGAAAAATTCAATGCCATTATTGAGGAAATTGAGGGTCTCTGGAAAGAAGGGCAACCGGTATTGGTGGGCACACGATCCATTGAAAAATCTGAATCGATTTCGGCCCTCTTGCGAAGAAAAGGAATTCCCCATCAGGTCCTCAACGCCAAGTATCACATGCAGGAAGCTCAGATTATTGCCCAAGCCGGGCGAAAAGGAGCCGTGACCATCGCGACCAACATGGCCGGCCGTGGAACCGATATCCTTTTGGGAGGAAACCCTCAAGACAAAGAAGAGGCCGACCTGGTTCGATCCAAAGGGGGATTGCATGTGTTGGGGTCGGAACGACATGAATCTCGTCGCATTGATAATCAGCTGCGAGGCCGAACCGGCCGGCAAGGGGATCCGGGAAGTTCACGTTTTTATCTCTCCCTTGAAGACGAATTGATGAGACTTTTTGGGTCCGAACGAATATCCACCATCATGGGAAAATTGGGAATGCAAGAGGGCGAAGACATCCAGCATCCCTTGATCAACCATGGTGTCGCCAATGCTCAGAAAAAAGTGGAAGCGATGAATTTTGATATTCGCAAACAAGTGGTGGATTATGACAACGTCATGAACAAGCAACGTGAAGCCATCTACCGATTGCGCAATGCCATTCTTGATAAATCTGACATGACTGAACGCGCCCACGACATGTTGCTTGACGCCATTGAAGATCAATTGGCCGTCACAGCGCCAAAAAATGTTGAAGCCAATAAATGGGATATGGAGTCTCTCAAATCATGGTTAAAAACAGTTTTTGTCATTGATTGGCCTTCTTCGTCTGATGAGATTTTAGGAAGAGAAAATCTTGAAGACAGATTAAAAGAAATGATTAAAACCGCCTATGCGGAGCGGATGAACGAACTGGGAAGTGAAAACTTTGCTGAACTTCAGCGGGGTGTGTTTTTGGCCATCTTGGACAGTGTCTGGGTGGAACATTTAACTTATCTCGAACAATTGCGTCGAGGAATTTTTTTACGGGCTTATGGCCAAAAGGATCCGCTGATAGAATTTCAAAAAGAAGGATTTCGCTTGTTTGAAAGCATGATGACGCGGGTCCGGGACACATTTTTGGAATATATATTCCATGTTTCGGCAACGGCAACAGAGATAACGAAAAAACAATCTGAACCCACCCCCATGATCACGCAGAAAGACGAAATTATGGGCATGAGTGGAGCGACGACTCAAAAAACTTCTCAGCTTTCGTCCAACGGAGTCATTCCATTGCCGGGAAAAACTATTAATAAAAACAACTCCACTCCTATTGAAGTAGAAAAAATCGGGCGAAATGATTCGTGTCCATGCGGTAGTGGAAAGAAATATAAGAAATGCCACGGTAAATGATGCCCTCTTTGGCGTCGGCACTGAGCGGGCTGCTGCTCAGTTTAGCTTTCCCACCTTTTAATTTTCACTTCCTGGCCTGGTTTGCCTTAATTCCGATCTTTATCTTCAAGAATTCAGGGTTTCGTGAAGGGTTCTTGATGGGCTTTATCTCTTCCCTCATCATTTATTTCTGGTTATGGAAAACATTTTACGCTGCGCAAATTGCCTTCCCCGTTACCCTCGGATGTTGGTTGGGTTTATCAGCGGTACTGGCAATGTATCCGGCGTCGCAGTTTTGGTTGCTGAAAAAATGTCCAGAAGGTTGGTTCCGACCACTTATAGCAGGATTCTTGTGGAT is a genomic window of Elusimicrobiota bacterium containing:
- the secA gene encoding Protein translocase subunit SecA, which codes for MLQTILRIVAGTRNDRVIKKIQPIVDAINSLEPTIQALSDEALKNKTTEFREALANGKTLDDILPEAFAAVREASKRTIGLRHFDVQLIGGIILHQGKIAEMKTGEGKTLVATLAAYLNALEGKGVHVVTVNDYLAKRDRDWMGPIYEFLGLSVGSIQHDMPLHLHKEMHHKDITYVTNNELGFDYLRDNLVRSAEQRSLRPFNFAIVDEVDSILIDEARTPLIISGQGDPATERYYAVDKLVPHLSGRFVTEKEEIQAKYTGTDLSVGFDFIVDEKNHSVVLTEQGIQKCERMLKIPSLYDDLQGEWVHHITTALRAHNLYKKDVHYVVKEGEVIIVDEFTGRLMPGRRWSDGLHQAIEAKEHLRIAEENQTLATITFQNFFRQFKKLSGMTGTALTEANEFWQIYKLDVVAIPSNKVNIRVDHADRIFRTEREKFNAIIEEIEGLWKEGQPVLVGTRSIEKSESISALLRRKGIPHQVLNAKYHMQEAQIIAQAGRKGAVTIATNMAGRGTDILLGGNPQDKEEADLVRSKGGLHVLGSERHESRRIDNQLRGRTGRQGDPGSSRFYLSLEDELMRLFGSERISTIMGKLGMQEGEDIQHPLINHGVANAQKKVEAMNFDIRKQVVDYDNVMNKQREAIYRLRNAILDKSDMTERAHDMLLDAIEDQLAVTAPKNVEANKWDMESLKSWLKTVFVIDWPSSSDEILGRENLEDRLKEMIKTAYAERMNELGSENFAELQRGVFLAILDSVWVEHLTYLEQLRRGIFLRAYGQKDPLIEFQKEGFRLFESMMTRVRDTFLEYIFHVSATATEITKKQSEPTPMITQKDEIMGMSGATTQKTSQLSSNGVIPLPGKTINKNNSTPIEVEKIGRNDSCPCGSGKKYKKCHGK